CGCGAGTATTAAAATTTTATCATCGTTCAATTTGTCTGCAATGATAGTCTGGCGGACATATTCCTCCGACACCTTCAGGAGGTTTTTCCGCTGGCCGTCCTTTTTCACAATCTCTTTAGCGAGCATTTCGCCCTCGTTTACTTTAGTACTGATCAGGAGTTCCGCGCTCAGGCTCCCGGCGCCCATGCGTCCCGGCGAGTTCAGTAACGGCGCGATATTCCACCCGACCTGCTTCGAGGTGATATTCTCCAACGGGAGCTGGGTTTCACGCAGAAGGGAAATCAGTCCGGTGGGGGCGTGCGCGAAGAGCTTCAACCCGTTTTTTACGATATTCCGGTTCTCACCGGTAAGCGGCATAATATCGGCGACAGTCCCGATTGCCGCGAGGGGAAGGTACTCGTTAACCATCTCGATAAAGCGGGAGTTCCTGCCGATCAGGAGACGGCGGTATACCTCGGAACAGACCTCGCAATCGGCAATACTGCGGTGCAGACTCGCGGGGTCGGGATAATGCCCGAGATGATTGGAAATAGTGATAAGCTTATGGTCTTTTGCTTTTTTCAGCATGACCTTGGACATTTTCAACGTATCTTCCATCGGGTTGGCGATCTGAGAAAGGCCGGCCTTCTTTAACTGATGCTGGAGAAATTTCAGGTCGAAATCGATCAGATTATGCCCGATCATCTTCCTGTCCCCGATAAAATCGAGCATCTCCCTGAGAGCCGTCTCGATAGGAATTCCGTCCTTCTCAAGTACTTCCTGCGTGATACCTGTAATATTGACTATTTCCTGTGAAAGCTGTTTGTTTATTTTGATCAGTTTCTGGAATCGGTCGACAATAACTCCGTTTGTGACCTTTAACGCGCCGATTTCGATAATCTCATCGTTATGGGGGTTGAATCCCGTAGTCTCGAGGTCGATAAAAATCAGTTCCTTATCGAAGTACTCGGGAAGCTCCTTTTTCTCGATCATAGCCCACGCGGTTTTAAAAGCGACACCCGCCCCGCTCAGCGAACGATACGGGAAACTATCCTCCGCGACTTTAGGATTGATGACCGCGTAGGCATCCGGCAAACGGTCTCTTGGCTCGTGGTGGTCGGTGATAATCACAGTCATACCGAGTTTATTCGCGAGGTCGACTTCGTTTAAAGCGGTAATCCCGCAATCGACGGTGATGAGAAGCTGTATCTCGTTGACCGCCGCCCATTCGACCGATTCCTTCGACAAGCCGTAGCTTTCGAATCCCTCGGGGATACGGTAGATCACCTGCGCGCCGAGTTTTTCAAGGAGTTTATACATAATCGCGGTCGCGGTAACCCCGTCCACGTCGCGGTCTCCGAATATCAGGATTCCCTTTTTATTACGGATGGTTTCTTCGATTTTAAGGATCGCCTTGTGCATGTCCCGGAAAAGGAAGGGATTATGAAGGTTGAGGAAATTCGGGTTCAGGTATTCCATCGCCCCGATATAACTATCGATATTCCTGTTGTTGAGGACGGATAGGATAAATTCCGGCAGAGAAACGTTCTGTTTCAGTTCGCGGATCCGGTCGCGGTTGGGGGAAAGGATTTTCCATTCGAGTTCTCTCATCCGGCCGTACCTACCGATTCTCTAGCAGAATGGACAGGAGCGCCATTCTGATATAGAGACCGTTATGCGCCTGACGGAAATAAGCGGCGCGGGGGTCTTTATCGACTTCGTACTTTATCTCGTCCACACGCGGCAAAGGGTGCATGACAATCGAACTTTTCGGCAGTATATCCAATATCTCATTATCGATAATATAAATCCCGTGCGCCTTCTCATATTCGTCAATAGACGCGAACCGTTCCCTCTGGACTCTCGTCTGGTAGATAACATCCACCTTACCGGCGACCTCCCGGAGATCGGAATTTTCCTCATAATCCACCCCGTGCTTCTCCAGATGTTCCTTGATATCGGCGCCCATCTTAACATTCGGGGGAGAGACGAAGTACATTTTTATACCGTTGTATTTCGCGAGAAGGTACGCGAGCGAACGAACGGTGCGTCCGTTTGCAAGATCGCCCACCATCGCGATTTTCGTCCCGTCGATATGCCCGATTTCCTTCTTGATGGTAAATATATCGAGAAGCGACTGCGTGGGGTGCTGTCCGGCGCCGTCTCCGGCGTTGATAATGGGGATTTCGCTGACTTCGCTGGCACGGTGCGCCGCGCCGGCCTCGTGATGACGCAGGACGATCACGTCGCCGTACCCGCTGAGGACGCGTATCGTATCCTCGAGAGTTTCGCCCTTCGCCGCCGAGGAAAAGTTCTGCGCGTTTTCCGTCGACGCCACGCTACCGCCCAGACGTATCATCGCCGATTCGAACGACAGACGCGTGCGGGTGGACGGCTCGTAAAACAGGGAGATCATTATTTTATTGGTCAGAGTTTTTACCTGGGTGGAGAGTTTTTCCATGATATGCGCGACATCAAAGAGCTCTTCCAGCGATTCTTTTGTGAATTGCTGAGATTCGATGACATGCTTGAGTTTCATAATCCCCTCCGATTGATAAGCTCAAATATTATACAATAGAATCGGCTAAAAGAAAAGATTCACCGCGTTTCATTTAATGCGCAGTCTGAAAAGGGGATGAAAGGAATCGTATATTTATATTCCGAGATAAACTTCCGCGGCGACATTGTACCCCTGGAAGCCGAATTCTCCCGGATAACGCCCGAGCTCCTTACCGTACAGCGAGAAATGAATCTTGACATGCAGGTAAGTAGCGGGTATCCACAGGAAAATGTACTTGATGACAGGTATCTCCGCGAGAATCATCGGCGTCAGGTGTACGGTAAACCCGAGTGTGGGATAACCGGAGTTGAGGCCGAACCCGATATGCAGGATATCGAACAGGAACTTAGTGTCGAACCCGGCGTGAATTTTACCGAGGAACGAGATGGGATAGGTATAGAGCAGGTCGTCGAACTGGAAATAGAACGACGGGTCGTTGACGATAAACCAGATGGACTTATCGAGCGGGATGATATAACGGAAGCCGAGCGACAGGTCGGGAAGTTTCCACCCGAAAAATGCGTCGCTTACCCCGCTTTTGAGCCAGTAACGGGGCGAAAGGATATCGGAGAGCTTTCCCGCGACAATGAACTGCGAGGTGACCGGCTTATAGAATCCGAAGTCGAGCGCGAGACCGAATCCTCCGCGCGCGAGCTGACCGTCCCCGAACGCGGAAAAATTGAGGAAGTCGCCCGATTCTGCTGTTTTTGTATAATCGATTATCTGCTGGTACATCGTTAAGGCGTCGCCGATATTATCAGTGTGCCCCTGAATCTCCACGAATGCCCTGACCGTATAGCCGAGGAATATCTTTCCGACCAACGGGAAATCCACCTGACCGACGCCCATCGCGAACGCAAGCCCCGCTTGAGCATTCAGGTCAACGACAGGGTCGTCCACCAGCAGGAGACTTTTATTATCGCCGAAGAACCCGACACGCGCATCGGTGGATACATAGAACGTGATCCCGAAGTGATGCCTGTAATAGGATAATACGTTGACATTGATTTCGGTGGAAAACCCGATTTTATCGTTTTTCGCGATTTGGATAATATTACTGATCTGGTCAATAGCGGTTAACGGCGTAGTGTTGAAAAGTGGGGACAGGTCGATTACCCCGAATGTTAACGCCGATACCAAAGGCAATAACATTGCCTGATCCGCCTTACTGGTATTAGAAAGCGAGCCCCGCATCATGTCCATGAAGTAGGAGGATTGATAGATCGCGTCCTCGGATACCATCGTGCTCGCGAAGACATTCAGGATAAACAATCTCCCGAAACTGTAGGAAGGCGCATAGACACGCGGGTCGATGGTGGCGTCGAGATAATCGAACGGGGGCTTGTCTTCATCGTCGTCGATGGAAGTGTTCTGATAATCATAATCAATCAGGATACTATTGGGGTTAAGCATAGTCATACCATAATTATTCAGCAATCCCGGGTTATTGAGGCCGAGCATCGGGTTGGCTTCGTCGAATAAAGTGACTCCCCCTATATATCCCGTACCCGCGCTCTGGAAATTCTTCGCGCCGAGGGCTAACGGAAGGGTGAGTATAAAAAGTAAAATAACCGGTATCAGTTTTATTCGAACCATTTGCGCATCCTATTCGTTATCATGAACCGAACATACCCGAGAACAGTTGTAAAAGATTACTCAATTCACTCATCGAAAAACTATTCGTTAAGTTGGATATCAGTGAGTTCAGGTTATTCGTACCGATATTCGTGAGGTCGCTCCATGTTTCGGTGAGGCTCTTTAATCCGCCTGTATGACTCGCCCATGGAGACGGGATAAAATTCGAGACATGCAGGTAAAAAGCCTGCGTGCCGACAATTACCTCATGGAAATCGTTTAACGGGGTCTGGAACTGCGCGACCATCCCGTTCGCCATAGTGTAGTATGCAAATAAATCCGCGAGACCGCTGACTGAGTTGGAGTTCGTCGACGCGTCCAGCATGGAATCGTAAAACGTTGCAAATCCGCCGCCTAACGAACCTAAACCCAGTAATTTCACAAGATTGGTATCGAATAACTCGAGATAGCGTTTCGGACGGAGTAAACAACCCTTAATATCATCGATTACATAGAGTTTATCGTTCAGGAATTTCATCAGTATCAACATATTTTCGATACTATCATGCGCATTTTCCAGCGTGCCGATGATATTCGAACCGGAATTGGATTCGTTGACTTCCATCGTCGCCGTAATATTCGACATCATCGCCTCGAAGTCCATAATGAATACCGGGGTCGTGGTAGTCCCGTCGTTAGAAAGGGCCATAATGTCGCCCGGACCGCCGAAAACCCCGTCGTTATTATAATCCAGCATCGAGAAAGTAAGGTCGAACATGTATGAAATGAGAAGCATCAGGTTTGCTTCGAGACTATCCCCCGTAATGACGCCATCGCCCAATCCGTTAACGATACCGTATGGGCTATTCAGGATACCTATGATAGATTGGTAAAATTTCTGGTTAGGGAAGAGCTGGATTGCCTTCTGTCCGGCGGGAGACGCGATAACAGTGAAGAGATCTTCCGCCTGGAAGTTGGAATTATTCAGCATCTCCGCGGAAAGGGCCATCATAAAATCGGGAAGGAAATGCCAGAACGCCGCGCGCGCGAATCCGACCCTCGCTTTAGAATTGCCGGGGTCGATCACCAACGCGTTGGAATAGGCCGACAACGCGCCGTCATAATCCCCGTCGTTATAGAGCTGTTGTCCCTTCTCGGTGAACGACTGCGTGTTGAATCCCGTGAATGAAGGGTTAGCCCATTCGAAGAAGTTACATCCTGCCAATACGAGTGTCACCATCGACAACACTATGAAGTAAATTGCCATGACGCGCGGTTTAAATGAAATTCCCTTACCGTTATTCATAATCGTTCCTTCTCAGGGATTAATTACCCTCGACCGATTTAGTCACAGTCAATTCGGCGGGCTGGGATATTTTATTGCCCAGTTCGTCGGTTACCGAAACAATGACTTTATAGGTAGTATCGAGCGCGACCGGTTTCCCGCCGTCGTCCAGCATATCCCATTTTACATTCTTGGGGGGCATCCCGGTTCCGTCGAACTTTTTAACCTGCGTACCGGCGGCATTCATGACGTTCATAGTCCAGCTGATGATTTCGTAGCGGCTTTCGACGTCTACCTGGAAGTTGACCTGCGGCATCTTGGTCTCGTCTTTTACCGCGATAGTCGCGGGATTGATCTTAAATGTAACTATAGGAAGCTGGCTCGCAATCTCATTTTCCACTTCTTTCTTCACATCGTCGCCCTGACTGACGGGCGGATGAGTGAGGACAAGCGCGATATAATCGATGACATGGGATACCTTTCCCTGTACCGACGACAGCCAGTAAACCTGACCGTTATCGCGGTTATACAGTTTGAGATTGATAACTATATAACTTTTCCCGAAATTCTCGTTAAAGCGGAAATATTCGATATCCCCGGTAAGGACCGCGTTCGCGGCCTGCGTCTTGTTGATATCATAGGTAGTGACCACGCTCTGGTTGACCCCTTCGACGTTCAGTGTACCGGTCTGGTTCTTGATATCCTTCGCGATTTTTATGCTGTTCGGAAGCGAAAATTCATAGATAGTAACGTTATAACGGGTCAGGTGCTTCTTGAGCCCGTTATTGAACAGGATTTCTACCTGTTCCTGAGGTGCGCCGTTTAAAATGGCCATAGCCGCGCTGAAATTATCGAATAACAGCACAGAGAATTGTTGGCCGTAACGGTAAACGGGGCTTGCCGACGGTTTCATGTCGGGATTAAAATCGTACTGCTTCAGGTTTAAAGCAAAAAAAGTAACGGGTAATAATACGATACCCAAAAGTATCCCTAATCTTTTCATTTTATCCTCCACCGCTATTTTTAAAACGTTTTATACTCGAAAGAAAAATCCCAACTGATGGACGCGCTGCCGACAGGAGCCACTACCAGATTCGCGTAAACGCGGAATCCGATAAAAAACTCCTGCGCAAGCGGAATTTGTAATCCGATACCCGCGGGAAACGCCATCGATGAAAAATCTATCGGGAAACGGAATCCCGTAAACGCATAGAAATCGTTGAGGCCGAAATCCCCGATGAGTGGTAAGTCGAAATGAAAGAACTGTCCGGGAAAGAATTCCTCGTGAATGCCCCATTGCAGGGCGGTAACAAAGGGATCGAAACGCAGGTAGGGTTTGACGACTAAACCGTCGATATCGAATAATTCGAACGAAGGAGCGCCCATGACGTCATAGGGTCCGTAGGCGAATTCAAAACCCGTGAATTTTACAGTTTCGGCATAGAGAGAATTGCCGGCAAGCGCAAAGATAAAGATGAGACAGCCCACCCAAATTTTCATAATCCGCAACCCCTATAGGTTATCGTAAGTTATTATAGCACGATTTTAGAATAAATCAAATAAAAAGTGCATGAGAAATGTTTCAATAATTTCAATTTTCGTATATAATAATTTCGAAAATCATTCAGGAGTGGAAAATGCGTAGTGACACGGTAAAAAGCGGCGCACAGCGCGCCCCGCACAGATCGCTTTTTAAGGCGATGGGTTTCGATAACTGGGAATTGAAACGTCCTCTCATCGGTATCGCTAACTCGTTTAACGAAGTGATTCCCGGACATATACATCTCAATCAGATTGCGGACGCCGTAAAGAAGGGTGTTTATGCCGCCGGGGGTATGCCCGTCGAATTCAACACCATCGGTGTATGCGACGGTATCGCGATGGGGCATCAGGGGATGAAATACTCCCTCCCTTCCCGCGAACTCATCGCCGATTCGGTGGAGACGATGGTACAGGCGTACCAGTTCGACGGTCTCGTACTGATCGCTTCGTGCGATAAAATTATCCCCGGAATGCTGATCGCCGCGATGAGGATGAATATCCCGACTATTTTCGTCAGCGGCGGGCCGATGCTGCCGGGTTATGTCAATAAGAAACCCGTCGGACTGGACAAAGTCTTCGAAGGGGTCGGTGAATTCAACAGCGGGAAAATCACTGAGAAGGAATTGGAAGACATCGAATGTTCCGCGTGTCCCGGAGCGGGCTCATGTTCGGGTATGTACACCGCGAACACGATGAGCAATCTCGCCGAAGGGTTGGGTATCGCGCTCCCGATGAACGGGTCTATCCCCGCGGTATATGCCGAACGCATCATGCTTGCCAAGAAAACAGGATTAAAGATACTCGAACTGGTTGAGAAAGATATCAAGGCGCGGGATGTTATGACCAAGAAGGCGTTTGAGAACGCAATCGCGCTCGATATGGCGCTCGGGGGTTCGACCAATACTACCCTGCACCTTCCCGCCATCGCTTACTATGGAGACATCGACCTCCAGTTGAAGGATTTCGCGCCGTTTACGGAAACTACCCCGCA
Above is a window of Brevinematales bacterium DNA encoding:
- the recJ gene encoding single-stranded-DNA-specific exonuclease RecJ → MRELEWKILSPNRDRIRELKQNVSLPEFILSVLNNRNIDSYIGAMEYLNPNFLNLHNPFLFRDMHKAILKIEETIRNKKGILIFGDRDVDGVTATAIMYKLLEKLGAQVIYRIPEGFESYGLSKESVEWAAVNEIQLLITVDCGITALNEVDLANKLGMTVIITDHHEPRDRLPDAYAVINPKVAEDSFPYRSLSGAGVAFKTAWAMIEKKELPEYFDKELIFIDLETTGFNPHNDEIIEIGALKVTNGVIVDRFQKLIKINKQLSQEIVNITGITQEVLEKDGIPIETALREMLDFIGDRKMIGHNLIDFDLKFLQHQLKKAGLSQIANPMEDTLKMSKVMLKKAKDHKLITISNHLGHYPDPASLHRSIADCEVCSEVYRRLLIGRNSRFIEMVNEYLPLAAIGTVADIMPLTGENRNIVKNGLKLFAHAPTGLISLLRETQLPLENITSKQVGWNIAPLLNSPGRMGAGSLSAELLISTKVNEGEMLAKEIVKKDGQRKNLLKVSEEYVRQTIIADKLNDDKILILASEKIPKGITGLLANKITHEYQKPAVIISLENGECTGSMRVSGEFEVVKMLESMSDYFAQYGGHKYAGGFTIHREKLDEFKVKAKEYIALHENDILKEEILIDAVLPDFSELNMNNIRYLENILEPVGNGNEIPNYLIENVRIADVFYMGKENDHAILTLKKGESSIKMVAWSASKKISALLKDFSAFDIAGYPEINTYNGMSEARLVMTDIKGR
- the pyrB gene encoding aspartate carbamoyltransferase encodes the protein MKLKHVIESQQFTKESLEELFDVAHIMEKLSTQVKTLTNKIMISLFYEPSTRTRLSFESAMIRLGGSVASTENAQNFSSAAKGETLEDTIRVLSGYGDVIVLRHHEAGAAHRASEVSEIPIINAGDGAGQHPTQSLLDIFTIKKEIGHIDGTKIAMVGDLANGRTVRSLAYLLAKYNGIKMYFVSPPNVKMGADIKEHLEKHGVDYEENSDLREVAGKVDVIYQTRVQRERFASIDEYEKAHGIYIIDNEILDILPKSSIVMHPLPRVDEIKYEVDKDPRAAYFRQAHNGLYIRMALLSILLENR
- a CDS encoding tetratricopeptide repeat protein, coding for MNNGKGISFKPRVMAIYFIVLSMVTLVLAGCNFFEWANPSFTGFNTQSFTEKGQQLYNDGDYDGALSAYSNALVIDPGNSKARVGFARAAFWHFLPDFMMALSAEMLNNSNFQAEDLFTVIASPAGQKAIQLFPNQKFYQSIIGILNSPYGIVNGLGDGVITGDSLEANLMLLISYMFDLTFSMLDYNNDGVFGGPGDIMALSNDGTTTTPVFIMDFEAMMSNITATMEVNESNSGSNIIGTLENAHDSIENMLILMKFLNDKLYVIDDIKGCLLRPKRYLELFDTNLVKLLGLGSLGGGFATFYDSMLDASTNSNSVSGLADLFAYYTMANGMVAQFQTPLNDFHEVIVGTQAFYLHVSNFIPSPWASHTGGLKSLTETWSDLTNIGTNNLNSLISNLTNSFSMSELSNLLQLFSGMFGS
- the ilvD gene encoding dihydroxy-acid dehydratase → MRSDTVKSGAQRAPHRSLFKAMGFDNWELKRPLIGIANSFNEVIPGHIHLNQIADAVKKGVYAAGGMPVEFNTIGVCDGIAMGHQGMKYSLPSRELIADSVETMVQAYQFDGLVLIASCDKIIPGMLIAAMRMNIPTIFVSGGPMLPGYVNKKPVGLDKVFEGVGEFNSGKITEKELEDIECSACPGAGSCSGMYTANTMSNLAEGLGIALPMNGSIPAVYAERIMLAKKTGLKILELVEKDIKARDVMTKKAFENAIALDMALGGSTNTTLHLPAIAYYGDIDLQLKDFAPFTETTPHLTTLAPAGPHHINDLYYAGGVPAVLKELSKKKLVHLDTITVNGNSLEQTLKDFVAFNKNTDVIRPIESPVHASGGLAVLTGNLCPDGAVVKQAAVDPSMMKHSGPARVFNSEEEANEAIMGKKINKGDVIVIRYEGPKGGPGMREMLSPTSAIAGMGLDKDVALITDGRFSGATRGASIGHISPEAASGGLIGLVEEGDTIEIDIDNKKLNLKVADNIIEERRKKWKPLEPKIKTGYVARYADMVSSANLGAVYLKK